One Cucurbita pepo subsp. pepo cultivar mu-cu-16 chromosome LG20, ASM280686v2, whole genome shotgun sequence genomic window carries:
- the LOC111782930 gene encoding uncharacterized protein LOC111782930 isoform X1: MASKKKESEGIALLSMYNDEDDEMEDVEDQEEEEDSEMQQQQRQEEGGEEDYGGVRVAEEESVANSDRMIISDSADYSMLPVADENSTAAKLKFGSSTPQPTQVVVSSSPMLLQAGQFDNSGRRRGTLVIVDYGNDEAAMSPEAEDGEIEESGRVTFGDELLGTNGDFDRTSPGTVTVSTPNNLATPQISESPHSGSMNNVILESETDNVEETVEEAKKDIDPLDNFLPPPKEKCAEDLQRKINKFLEYKKAGKSFNAEVRIRKDYRNPDFLLHAVRYQDIDQIGSCFSKDVFDPHGYDKSDYYTEIEADMKREMERKELERKKSPKMEFVSGGTQPGGTVVAAPKINIPFSGVSAVAGNGLHSGAHASDAITRDGRQNKKSKWDKVDGDRKNPVISGGSDAASAHSTLLSAANVGSGYMAFAQQRQREAEEKRSQRSSERKLDRGS; this comes from the exons ATGGCAtcgaagaagaaagaatcTGAAGGTATAGCTTTACTCTCGATGTACAATGACGAGGATGATGAGATGGAAGACGTTGAagaccaagaagaagaagaagacagtgaaatgcagcagcagcagaggCAAGAAgagggaggagaagaagattaTGGGGGAGTTAGGGTTGCAGAAGAAGAGTCGGTCGCGAACAGTGATAGAATGATTATCAGTGATTCTGCTGATTACTCGATGCTGCCGGTTGCTGATGAAAATTCGACTGCAGCTAAGCTCAAATTCGGGTCATCCACACCGCAACCGACGCAGGTTGTGGTTTCATCGTCGCCAATGCTATTACAAGCTGGTCAATTCGATAATTCTGGTAGGAGAAGGGGGACACTTGTGATAGTTGATTACGGTAATGATGAAGCCGCAATGTCTCCTGAGGCTGAG GAtggagaaattgaagaatcTGGTCGTGTTACATTTGGCGATGAGCTTTTAGGCACTAATG GTGATTTTGATAGAACATCTCCAGGAACTGTAACGGTCTCAACACCAAACAATCTAGCCACTCCTCAGATTTCTGAATCACCACATTCTGGTTCAATGAATAATGTGATACTGGAATCTGAAACTGACAATGTTGAGGAAACTGTTGAAGAAGCGAAAAAAGATATTGATCCCTTGGACAATTTTCTTCCTCCGCCAAAGGAAAAATGCGCTGAGGACCTGCAA AGGAAAATCAATAAGTTTCTTGAGTATAAGAAAGCTGGAAAAAGCTTCAATGCAGAAGTACGCATTAGGAAAGACTACCGGAATCCAGATTTCTTGTTACACGCTGTGAGGTATCAAGATATTGACCAGATTGGGTCTTGCTTCAGTAAGGATGTGTTTGACCCTCATGGATATGATAAAAGTGACTACTATACTGAAATAG AGGCTGACATGAAACGTGAGATGGAGAGGAAGGAGctggaaaggaagaaaagtcCGAAGATGGAGTTTGTTTCTGGAGGAACACAACCTGGTGGTACAGTTGTGGCTGctcctaaaataaatatacctTTTTCAG GTGTTTCAGCTGTCGCTGGTAATGGATTACATTCTGGAGCTCATGCATCTGATGCCATTACTAGAGATGgaagacaaaacaaaaaatcaaaatgggaTAAG GTAGATGGCGATAGAAAAAATCCAGTCATTTCTGGTGGGTCTGATGCAGCTAGTGCTCATTCAACTTTACTATCTGCTGCTAATGTTGGCTCTGGATACATGGCTTTTGC ACAACAAAGACAGCGAGAGGCTGAAGAAAAAAGATCTCAAAGATCCAGTGAGAGGAAGTTGGATAGAGGATCCTAA
- the LOC111782930 gene encoding SAP30-binding protein-like isoform X2 yields MASKKKESEGIALLSMYNDEDDEMEDVEDQEEEEDSEMQQQQRQEEGGEEDYGGVRVAEEESVANSDRMIISDSADYSMLPVADENSTAAKLKFGSSTPQPTQVVVSSSPMLLQAGQFDNSGRRRGTLVIVDYGNDEAAMSPEAEDGEIEESGRVTFGDELLGTNGDFDRTSPGTVTVSTPNNLATPQISESPHSGSMNNVILESETDNVEETVEEAKKDIDPLDNFLPPPKEKCAEDLQRKINKFLEYKKAGKSFNAEVRIRKDYRNPDFLLHAVRYQDIDQIGSCFSKDVFDPHGYDKSDYYTEIEADMKREMERKELERKKSPKMEFVSGGTQPGGTVVAAPKINIPFSGVSAVAGNGLHSGAHASDAITRDGRQNKKSKWDKVDGDRKNPVISGGSDAASAHSTLLSAANVGSGYMAFAAR; encoded by the exons ATGGCAtcgaagaagaaagaatcTGAAGGTATAGCTTTACTCTCGATGTACAATGACGAGGATGATGAGATGGAAGACGTTGAagaccaagaagaagaagaagacagtgaaatgcagcagcagcagaggCAAGAAgagggaggagaagaagattaTGGGGGAGTTAGGGTTGCAGAAGAAGAGTCGGTCGCGAACAGTGATAGAATGATTATCAGTGATTCTGCTGATTACTCGATGCTGCCGGTTGCTGATGAAAATTCGACTGCAGCTAAGCTCAAATTCGGGTCATCCACACCGCAACCGACGCAGGTTGTGGTTTCATCGTCGCCAATGCTATTACAAGCTGGTCAATTCGATAATTCTGGTAGGAGAAGGGGGACACTTGTGATAGTTGATTACGGTAATGATGAAGCCGCAATGTCTCCTGAGGCTGAG GAtggagaaattgaagaatcTGGTCGTGTTACATTTGGCGATGAGCTTTTAGGCACTAATG GTGATTTTGATAGAACATCTCCAGGAACTGTAACGGTCTCAACACCAAACAATCTAGCCACTCCTCAGATTTCTGAATCACCACATTCTGGTTCAATGAATAATGTGATACTGGAATCTGAAACTGACAATGTTGAGGAAACTGTTGAAGAAGCGAAAAAAGATATTGATCCCTTGGACAATTTTCTTCCTCCGCCAAAGGAAAAATGCGCTGAGGACCTGCAA AGGAAAATCAATAAGTTTCTTGAGTATAAGAAAGCTGGAAAAAGCTTCAATGCAGAAGTACGCATTAGGAAAGACTACCGGAATCCAGATTTCTTGTTACACGCTGTGAGGTATCAAGATATTGACCAGATTGGGTCTTGCTTCAGTAAGGATGTGTTTGACCCTCATGGATATGATAAAAGTGACTACTATACTGAAATAG AGGCTGACATGAAACGTGAGATGGAGAGGAAGGAGctggaaaggaagaaaagtcCGAAGATGGAGTTTGTTTCTGGAGGAACACAACCTGGTGGTACAGTTGTGGCTGctcctaaaataaatatacctTTTTCAG GTGTTTCAGCTGTCGCTGGTAATGGATTACATTCTGGAGCTCATGCATCTGATGCCATTACTAGAGATGgaagacaaaacaaaaaatcaaaatgggaTAAG GTAGATGGCGATAGAAAAAATCCAGTCATTTCTGGTGGGTCTGATGCAGCTAGTGCTCATTCAACTTTACTATCTGCTGCTAATGTTGGCTCTGGATACATGGCTTTTGC agctaggtga
- the LOC111783192 gene encoding nucleobase-ascorbate transporter 2-like, whose protein sequence is MEAPKPEEISHPPMDQLQGLEYCIDSNPTWGEAIALGFQHYILALGTAVMIPSFLVPLMGGDDGDKVRVVQTLLFVEGINTLLQTLFGTRLPTVIGGSYAFMVPIISIIHDSSLSRIEDPHLRFLSTMRAVQGALIVSSSIQIILGYSQLWAICSRFFSPLGMVPVIALVGFGMFDRGFPVVGRCVEIGVPMLILFIALSQYLKGFHIRQLPILERFALLISVTVIWAYAHLLTASGAYKHRPELTQINCRTDRANLISSAPWIKIPYPLQWGAPTFDAGHAFGMMAAVLVSLIESTGAFKAASRLASATPPPAHVLSRGIGWQGIGILLSGLFGTLSGSTVSIENVGLLGSTRVGSRRVIQISAGFMIFFSILGKFGALFASIPFTIFAAVYCVLFGLVASVGLSFLQFTNMNSMRNLFITGVALFLGLSVPDYFREYTAKAFHGPAHTNAGWFNDFLNTIFFSPPTVALIVAVFLDNTLDYKDSARDRGMPWWVKFRTFKGDGRNEEFYTLPFNLNQFFPPS, encoded by the exons ATGGAAGCTCCGAAACCAGAGGAGATTAGCCATCCACCAATGGATCAACTTCAGGGCTTGGAGTACTGTATCGATTCTAACCCAACTTGGG GGGAAGCCATAGCTTTGGGCTTTCAGCACTACATTCTGGCGTTGGGTACTGCTGTCATGATTCCTTCTTTCCTTGTTCCTTTGATGGGAGGCGATGAT GGTGATAAAGTGAGGGTGGTACAGACTCTACTTTTTGTTGAAGGGATCAATACGCTTCTACAGACTCTGTTTGGAACAAGATTGCCGACTGTTATCGGAGGTTCTTATGCCTTTATGGTTCCGATTATTTCCATCATTCACGACTCATCTTTATCAAGAATCGAGGACCCCCATTTG AGATTTCTGAGCACAATGAGAGCAGTTCAGGGAGCTCTAATTGTATCATCAAGTATACAGATCATTTTGGGATACAGTCAATTGTGGGCTATCTGCTCCAG GTTCTTCAGTCCTCTTGGAATGGTGCCTGTGATTGCACTAGTAGGCTTTGGTATGTTTGACAGAGGCTTCCCAGTG GTTGGAAGATGTGTGGAAATTGGCGTTCCCATGCTTATACTCTTTATAGCTCTCTCACAG TATCTCAAAGGTTTTCATATAAGGCAACTGCCAATACTTGAACGTTTTGCTCTTCTTATATCTGTTACTGTGATATGGGCATATGCACACCTCTTGACAGCCAGTGGTGCATACAAACATCGACCAGAATTAACTCAAATCAATTGTCGAACTGACAGGGCCAACCTCATTTCATCTGCTCCATG GATTAAGATACCATACCCTCTTCAATGGGGTGCTCCAACCTTCGATGCTGGCCATGCTTTTGGGATGATGGCTGCAGTTCTGGTATCTTTGATTGAG TCAACTGGAGCATTTAAGGCAGCTTCACGTTTAGCGAGTGCAACCCCACCTCCAGCTCATGTTCTGAGTCGAGGGATCGGTTGGCAGGGAATCGGGATTCTTCTGAGTGGTCTGTTTGGAACATTGTCTGGATCAACTGTCTCAat AGAAAATGTAGGTCTGCTTGGAAGCACGCGTGTTGGTAGCCGCAGGGTTATCCAGATTTCAGCTGGATTTATGATATTCTTCTCAATTCTAG GGAAATTTGGAGCATTGTTTGCTTCAATACCCTTCACTATATTTGCAGCAGTATATTGTGTCTTGTTTGGTCTTGTTG CCTCTGTGGGGTTGTCATTTTTGCAATTTACCAACATGAATTCAATGAGGAATCTCTTCATTACTGGTGTGGCATTGTTCTTGGGTTTGTCTGTGCCTGATTATTTTAGGGAGTACACCGCAAAGGCCTTCCATGGCCCTGCTCACACAAACGCTGGATGG TTCAATGACTTCCTAAACACCATATTCTTCTCTCCACCAACAGTAGCACTCATAGTTGCGGTTTTCTTGGATAACACACTAGACTACAAAGACAGTGCTAGAGACAGGGGAATGCCATGGTGGGTTAAGTTCAGAACGTTCAAGGGAGACGGCAGGAATGAAGAGTTTTACACTCTTCCTTTTAACCTAAACCAATTCTTCCCTCCATCTTGA
- the LOC111783191 gene encoding O-fucosyltransferase 8 isoform X1 encodes MGKQGVSRSLRPESQSDGMSLGMKDYQIRCCSENFCGNNPSIGRRLSGEDVNSGLKTVSVHGLKHDVSKLSASKGSYGSKRNVWLQKHVRSILFMIGVIGFVFLVDSLTVSLVNLIIRRNTSPARKSSGIKNDNGPNVHKEKSPIQMYDRLVHLASVSLAKIEFKPEKSSLWKEPYLQASGWVPCADRNVVSNLGKFDKTNGYIVVSANGGLNQQRVAVCNAVALASLLNATLVIPRFLYSNVWKDPSQFGDIYQEDYFMNTLKDDVHIVKELPSYLKSVDLEAIGIQITDADIAKEAKPTDYIRTVLPLLLQNGVVHFLGFGNRLGFDPIPFNLQKLRCKCNFHALKFTHKIQQVGSLLVKRIRKYEAAKSMLDKQLLGNFIDYVASKEDKVVGGPVKYLALHLRFEVDMVAYSLCDFGGGEDEKKELQAYREIHFPLLIERLKKSRTISSTELRMSGRCPLTPEEAALVLAGLGFKHRTYIYLAGSHIYGGNSRMRTFTNLYPNLVTKETLLTPSELAPFQNFSSQLAALDFIACASADVFAMTDSGSQLSSLVSGFRTYHGGGNAPTLRPNKKRLAAILSENKTIGWKTFGDRVSKMIEEGQRSRTRGFGRSIYRHPMCPECMCKSH; translated from the exons ATGGGGAAGCAAGGGGTCTCCAGAAGCTTGCGCCCTGAGTCTCAGAGTGATGGAATGTCATTAGGAATGAAAGATTATCAGATTAGATGTTGTTCAGAAAACTTTTGTGGGAATAATCCTTCTATTGGGAGGAGGCTTTCAGGAGAAGATGTGAACTCAGGTTTGAAAACCGTATCAGTTCATGGATTGAAACATGATGTTTCCAAACTTAGTGCTTCTAAGGGATCCTATGGGAGTAAAAGAAATGTTTGGCTTCAAAAGCATGTGAGGtcaattttgtttatgattggggtgattggttttgtttttttggttgattccTTAACAGTATCCCTTGTCAATTTGATTATTCGCCGGAACACTTCACCTGCCAGAAAATCAAGTGGTATCAAG AATGATAATGGTCCCAATGTTCACAAAGAAAAATCTCCAATCCAGATGTATGACCGCCTTGTACATTTGGCCTCTGTTTCTCTTGCAAAG ATTGAGTTTAAACCAGAGAAATCAAGCTTGTGGAAGGAACCATATCTTCAGGCCTCTGGATGGGTACCCTGTGCAGACAGAAACGTTGTATCCAATTTAG GGAAGTTTGATAAGACTAATGGTTACATAGTTGTCAGTGCAAATGGTGGTCTTAATCAGCAACGAGTTGCT GTCTGCAATGCTGTTGCACTGGCATCTCTTCTTAATGCAACTCTCGTAATTCCAAGATTTCTCTACAGCAATGTATGGAAGGATCCAAG CCAGTTTGGTGACATATACCAAGAAGATTACTTTATGAATACTCTTAAAGATGATGTACATATTGTCAAGGAACTCCCTTCTTACTTAAAGTCTGTAGATCTAGAAGCAATTGGTATTCAG ATCACTGATGCAGATATTGCAAAAGAGGCAAAGCCCACTGATTATATTAGAACCGTTCTCCCTCTCCTTTTGCAGAATGGAGTTGTTCACTTCCTTGGCTTCGGAAATCGACTTGGCTTTGATCCCATACCCTTCAACCTTCAG AAATTAAGATGTAAATGCAACTTCCATGCTCTGAAGTTCACACATAAAATCCAACAAGTTGGTTCTTTATTGGTCAAAAGGATCAGAAAATACGAAGCCGCCAAGAGTATGTTGGATAAACAACTGCTAGGGAACTTCATAGACTATGTAgcatccaaagaggacaaagtTGTTGGAGGTCCAGTGAAGTATCTTGCTTTACATTTGAGATTTGAAGTGGATATGGTTGCATACTCCCTCTGTGACTTTGGAGGTGgagaagatgagaagaagGAGCTTCAAGCTTACAGAGAAATCCATTTTCCTTTACTGATTGAGCGTTTGAAGAAGTCAAG GACAATTTCTTCAACAGAGTTGAGAATGTCAGGGAGATGCCCATTGACACCAGAAGAAGCAGCACTTGTTCTAGCCGGCCTTGGATTCAAACATAGAACTTATATCTATTTGGCTGGATCTCATATATATGGTGGAAACTCCCGGATGCGAACCTTCACCAACCTCTATCCTAACTTAGTCACAAAGGAAACACTTCTTACTCCCAGTGAGCTTGCACCATTTCAAAACTTCTCTTCTCAG CTTGCAGCGTTGGATTTTATTGCCTGTGCGAGTGCTGATGTCTTTGCCATGACCGACTCTGGAAGCCAACTATCATCTCTGGTGTCAGGATTTCGAACTTACCATGGAGGTGGCAATGCTCCTACTTTAAGACCAAACAAGAAAAGGTTAGCAGCAATCTTGTCCGAGAATAAGACCATAGGTTGGAAAACTTTTGGAGATAGAGTTAGTAAGATGATCGAGGAAGGTCAACGATCCCGGACCAGAGGGTTTGGTAGAAGCATCTATCGTCATCCGATGTGCCCAGAATGCATGTGCAAATCCCACTAG
- the LOC111783191 gene encoding O-fucosyltransferase 8 isoform X2 yields MYDRLVHLASVSLAKIEFKPEKSSLWKEPYLQASGWVPCADRNVVSNLGKFDKTNGYIVVSANGGLNQQRVAVCNAVALASLLNATLVIPRFLYSNVWKDPSQFGDIYQEDYFMNTLKDDVHIVKELPSYLKSVDLEAIGIQITDADIAKEAKPTDYIRTVLPLLLQNGVVHFLGFGNRLGFDPIPFNLQKLRCKCNFHALKFTHKIQQVGSLLVKRIRKYEAAKSMLDKQLLGNFIDYVASKEDKVVGGPVKYLALHLRFEVDMVAYSLCDFGGGEDEKKELQAYREIHFPLLIERLKKSRTISSTELRMSGRCPLTPEEAALVLAGLGFKHRTYIYLAGSHIYGGNSRMRTFTNLYPNLVTKETLLTPSELAPFQNFSSQLAALDFIACASADVFAMTDSGSQLSSLVSGFRTYHGGGNAPTLRPNKKRLAAILSENKTIGWKTFGDRVSKMIEEGQRSRTRGFGRSIYRHPMCPECMCKSH; encoded by the exons ATGTATGACCGCCTTGTACATTTGGCCTCTGTTTCTCTTGCAAAG ATTGAGTTTAAACCAGAGAAATCAAGCTTGTGGAAGGAACCATATCTTCAGGCCTCTGGATGGGTACCCTGTGCAGACAGAAACGTTGTATCCAATTTAG GGAAGTTTGATAAGACTAATGGTTACATAGTTGTCAGTGCAAATGGTGGTCTTAATCAGCAACGAGTTGCT GTCTGCAATGCTGTTGCACTGGCATCTCTTCTTAATGCAACTCTCGTAATTCCAAGATTTCTCTACAGCAATGTATGGAAGGATCCAAG CCAGTTTGGTGACATATACCAAGAAGATTACTTTATGAATACTCTTAAAGATGATGTACATATTGTCAAGGAACTCCCTTCTTACTTAAAGTCTGTAGATCTAGAAGCAATTGGTATTCAG ATCACTGATGCAGATATTGCAAAAGAGGCAAAGCCCACTGATTATATTAGAACCGTTCTCCCTCTCCTTTTGCAGAATGGAGTTGTTCACTTCCTTGGCTTCGGAAATCGACTTGGCTTTGATCCCATACCCTTCAACCTTCAG AAATTAAGATGTAAATGCAACTTCCATGCTCTGAAGTTCACACATAAAATCCAACAAGTTGGTTCTTTATTGGTCAAAAGGATCAGAAAATACGAAGCCGCCAAGAGTATGTTGGATAAACAACTGCTAGGGAACTTCATAGACTATGTAgcatccaaagaggacaaagtTGTTGGAGGTCCAGTGAAGTATCTTGCTTTACATTTGAGATTTGAAGTGGATATGGTTGCATACTCCCTCTGTGACTTTGGAGGTGgagaagatgagaagaagGAGCTTCAAGCTTACAGAGAAATCCATTTTCCTTTACTGATTGAGCGTTTGAAGAAGTCAAG GACAATTTCTTCAACAGAGTTGAGAATGTCAGGGAGATGCCCATTGACACCAGAAGAAGCAGCACTTGTTCTAGCCGGCCTTGGATTCAAACATAGAACTTATATCTATTTGGCTGGATCTCATATATATGGTGGAAACTCCCGGATGCGAACCTTCACCAACCTCTATCCTAACTTAGTCACAAAGGAAACACTTCTTACTCCCAGTGAGCTTGCACCATTTCAAAACTTCTCTTCTCAG CTTGCAGCGTTGGATTTTATTGCCTGTGCGAGTGCTGATGTCTTTGCCATGACCGACTCTGGAAGCCAACTATCATCTCTGGTGTCAGGATTTCGAACTTACCATGGAGGTGGCAATGCTCCTACTTTAAGACCAAACAAGAAAAGGTTAGCAGCAATCTTGTCCGAGAATAAGACCATAGGTTGGAAAACTTTTGGAGATAGAGTTAGTAAGATGATCGAGGAAGGTCAACGATCCCGGACCAGAGGGTTTGGTAGAAGCATCTATCGTCATCCGATGTGCCCAGAATGCATGTGCAAATCCCACTAG
- the LOC111782669 gene encoding pentatricopeptide repeat-containing protein DOT4, chloroplastic produces MFLLAKAPPTFWLPSAGYDHRGLVNLKFRQSSAFVKPNSQSSFSNSAYASTESYTPAALEAKKYTDVELNNSRKIVKFCEVGDLKNAIELLCSSQNSNLDLDTYCVILQLCAEQKSIRDGRRVHSIIESNEVVIDGILGAKLVFMYVKCGDLREGRMIFDKLSEKKVFLWNLVISEYSGSGNYGESINLFKRMLELGINPNSYTFSSVLKCFAAVARVEEGRQVHGLICKLGFTSYNAVVNSLISFYFVGRKVRCARKLFDEMSDRDVISWNSMISGYVKNGLEDRGIEIFLRMLVFSVDVDLATMVNVLVACANMGTLSLGKTLHSYSIKAAAVLDRDVMFNNTLLDMYSKCGDLNSAIRVFERMDEKTVVSWTSMIAGYVREGLSDGAIELFNEMKSRGVLPDVYAVASILHACAINGNLNSGKSLHNYIRENNLETNSFVSNALMDMYAKCGSMKDAADVFSHMKRKDVISWNTMIGGYSKNRLPNEALSLFAEMQRESKPDGTTVACILPACASLAALDKGREIHGYALRNGYSKDKFVANALVDMYVKCGLLVLARLLFDMILNKDLVSWTVMIAGYGMHGYGSEAVNAFNQMRTAGIEPDEVSFISILYACSHSGLLDEGWNFFNIMKKECQIEPNLEHYACMVDLLARTGNLARAHKFIETMPIKPDATIWGALLCGCRIHHDVKLAEKVAERIFELEPENTGYYVLLANIYAEAEKWEEVQKLRTRIGRRGLKKNPGCSWIEIKGKVNIFVAGDCSKPQAKKIELLLTRLRSKMKEEGYSPKTRYALLNADEREKEVALCGHSEKLAMAFGMLNLPPGKTIRVTKNLRVCGDCHEMARFMSKDTKREIVLRDSSRFHHFKDGYCSCRGYW; encoded by the coding sequence ATGTTCTTACTAGCAAAAGCCCCTCCAACCTTCTGGTTACCTTCGGCAGGGTACGACCACCGTGGTTTAGTGAACTTGAAATTCCGGCAATCTTCAGCCTTTGTCAAACCCAATTCGCAATCTTCCTTCTCGAATTCGGCCTATGCTTCTACAGAGAGCTACACCCCCGCAGCATTGGAAGCGAAAAAATACACCGATGTTGAACTGAATAATTCCCGCAAAATTGTCAAGTTTTGTGAAGTGGGTGATCTAAAAAATGCGATAGAGCTTCTTTGCAGCTCCCAAAATTCCAACCTTGATTTGGATACTTATTGCGTCATCTTGCAGCTATGTGCTGAACAAAAATCTATACGAGATGGAAGAAGGGTTCATTCAATAATTGAATCTAATGAAGTTGTAATAGATGGAATCTTAGGGGCGAAACTAGTTTTTATGTATGTGAAATGCGGGGATCTTAGAGAAGGGAGGATGATTTTTGATAAACTCTCTGAAAAGAAGGTTTTCCTCTGGAACCTTGTGATCAGTGAGTATTCGGGAAGTGGTAACTATGGAGAGAGTATAAATTTGTTCAAGCGAATGCTGGAATTGGGGATAAATCCTAATTCTTACACATTTTCCAGTGTTCTGAAATGTTTTGCAGCAGTTGCACGTGTGGAAGAGGGTAGGCAGGTTCATGGGTTGATCTGCAAGTTGGGTTTTACTTCTTACAATGCAGTCGTTAATTCACTAATTTCTTTCTACTTTGTGGGTAGAAAGGTTAGATGTGCACGGAAGCTGTTCGATGAAATGAGTGACCGAGATGTCATTTCATGGAACTCTATGATCAGTGGCTATGTTAAGAATGGTTTAGAAGACAGAGGAATTGAGATTTTCTTAAGGATGTTAGTTTTCAGTGTTGATGTTGATTTGGCTACAATGGTCAATGTTCTTGTAGCTTGTGCAAATATGGGTACTCTTTCGTTGGGCAAGACACTCCATTCTTATTCAATAAAGGCTGCTGCTGTTCTTGACAGAGATGTTATGTTCAATAACACTTTACTGGACATGTACTCAAAATGTGGGGATTTGAACAGTGCCATTCGAGTTTTTGAGAGAATGGATGAGAAAACTGTTGTATCTTGGACTTCGATGATTGCAGGCTATGTTCGTGAAGGTCTGTCCGATGGCGCGATCGAGTTGTTTAACGAAATGAAAAGCAGAGGCGTGCTCCCGGATGTGTATGCTGTTGCAAGCATTCTTCATGCTTGTGCTATTAATGGCAACTTGAACAGTGGGAAGAGTTTACACAACTACATCAGAGAAAACAACTTGGAAACTAACTCGTTCGTCAGTAATGCTCTTATGGACATGTATGCCAAGTGCGGTAGCATGAAGGACGCAGCTGATGTATTTTCTCACATGAAAAGGAAGGATGTTATTTCATGGAATACTATGATCGGAGGTTACTCAAAGAATCGTCTTCCGAATGAAGCTCTGAGCTTGTTTGCAGAGATGCAAAGAGAATCGAAGCCCGATGGCACGACAGTGGCATGTATCCTTCCAGCCTGTGCAAGCCTTGCAGCGTTGGATAAGGGTAGAGAAATCCATGGATATGCATTAAGAAATGGATACTCAAAGGACAAATTTGTTGCTAATGCACTTGTCGATATGTATGTCAAGTGCGGGCTATTAGTTCTTGCCCGGTTGCTCTTCGATATGATTCTCAACAAGGACCTTGTCTCATGGACAGTGATGATAGCTGGATATGGAATGCATGGCTATGGTAGTGAAGCTGTCAATGCCTTCAACCAGATGAGAACAGCTGGGATTGAGCCCGATGAAGTATCCTTCATTTCAATCCTTTATGCCTGCAGCCATTCTGGACTGCTTGATGAAGGATGGaactttttcaatattatgAAGAAAGAATGTCAGATTGAACCCAACCTGGAGCACTATGCATGTATGGTGGATCTTCTTGCCCGAACGGGGAATCTGGCGAGAGCACATAAATTCATCGAAACGATGCCGATCAAACCAGACGCCACAATTTGGGGTGCATTGTTGTGCGGATGCAGGATACACCATGATGTCAAACTAGCAGAAAAAGTTGCAGAACGAATCTTTGAACTGGAACCAGAAAACACAGGCTATTATGTACTTCTGGCTAACATCTATGCAGAGGCAGAGAAGTGGGAAGAAGTTCAAAAGTTAAGGACGAGGATTGGACGACGTGGTTTGAAGAAGAATCCAGGCTGCAGTTGGATAGAGATCAAGGGCAAGGTGAACATCTTTGTTGCTGGAGATTGCTCCAAACCCCAAGCCAAGAAGATAGAGCTACTTCTGACAAGACTAAGAAGCAAGATGAAGGAAGAAGGTTACTCTCCAAAAACAAGGTATGCTTTGTTAAATGCAGATGAAAGGGAGAAGGAAGTTGCTCTCTGTGGACACAGTGAGAAGTTAGCAATGGCTTTTGGTATGCTGAATCTCCCACCCGGCAAGACGATACGGGTGACTAAAAATCTCCGGGTTTGCGGCGACTGTCACGAGATGGCCAGGTTCATGTCGAAAGACACCAAGAGGGAGATCGTTTTAAGAGATTCTAGTCGTTTTCATCATTTCAAGGATGGATATTGTTCTTGTAGAGGTTACTGGTGA